The following coding sequences are from one Achromobacter sp. B7 window:
- the tatA gene encoding Sec-independent protein translocase subunit TatA, translated as MGSFSIWHWLVVLVIVALIFGTKKLRNIGSDLGGAVKGFKEGMKDANGDKPADPIAQQRVSGETIDVQAKEKTNS; from the coding sequence ATGGGTAGTTTCAGCATTTGGCATTGGTTGGTCGTTCTGGTTATCGTGGCGCTGATTTTCGGCACCAAGAAACTGCGCAACATCGGCTCGGATCTGGGCGGTGCGGTGAAGGGTTTCAAGGAAGGCATGAAGGACGCCAACGGCGACAAGCCCGCCGACCCGATCGCGCAACAGCGCGTGTCCGGTGAAACCATCGACGTGCAAGCCAAGGAAAAGACCAACTCCTGA
- a CDS encoding histidine triad nucleotide-binding protein, with translation MSDNCLFCKIAAGDIPSKKVFEDEDFVAFHDINPAAPVHLLLIPRRHVTSMQDITAEDAGWLGRMMSLAPRLAAENGCRPGPDGGFRIMINSGVEGGQEVPHLHFHIIGGSRPWKGRVAPTA, from the coding sequence ATGAGCGACAACTGTCTTTTTTGCAAGATCGCCGCTGGCGACATCCCGTCCAAGAAGGTCTTTGAAGACGAGGACTTTGTTGCATTTCACGATATCAATCCGGCAGCACCGGTACATTTGCTGCTGATCCCTCGACGTCATGTCACATCCATGCAGGATATTACGGCCGAGGACGCAGGTTGGTTGGGTAGAATGATGTCGTTGGCGCCGCGGCTAGCAGCCGAAAACGGTTGCCGTCCGGGCCCTGATGGCGGATTTCGCATCATGATCAACTCTGGCGTCGAAGGCGGCCAGGAAGTCCCGCATTTGCATTTCCACATCATCGGCGGCTCGCGACCCTGGAAAGGACGCGTGGCCCCCACCGCGTAA
- a CDS encoding phosphoribosyl-ATP diphosphatase, with protein MTDQTLSAADILARIADTLETRRPENGGDPAASYSAKLLAKGPDSFLKKIGEEATELVMAAKDGVPDRIVSETADLWFHCLVALTHFKLRPEDVLAELARREGLSGLAEKASRPKD; from the coding sequence ATGACCGATCAAACGCTAAGCGCCGCCGATATCCTGGCGCGCATCGCCGACACGCTGGAAACCCGCCGTCCTGAAAACGGCGGCGACCCGGCCGCGTCCTATTCCGCCAAGCTGCTGGCCAAGGGCCCGGATTCCTTCCTGAAGAAAATCGGTGAAGAAGCCACGGAACTGGTCATGGCCGCGAAAGACGGCGTGCCGGACCGCATCGTCAGTGAAACGGCCGACCTGTGGTTTCACTGCCTGGTCGCGCTGACGCACTTCAAGCTGCGGCCGGAAGACGTGCTGGCCGAATTGGCCCGCCGCGAAGGCCTGTCGGGCCTGGCGGAAAAAGCCAGCCGCCCCAAAGACTGA
- the hisI gene encoding phosphoribosyl-AMP cyclohydrolase, which yields MSTEPAWMADVVFDENGLIPAIAQDAENGQIMMVAWMNRESLAETAATGRAVYWSRSRQRLWRKGEESGHVQEVHELRLDCDGDVILLKVHQEGGIACHTGRASCFFRRLEGPTDQASWVTVDPVLKDPELIYK from the coding sequence ATGAGCACTGAACCCGCCTGGATGGCCGACGTCGTCTTTGACGAAAACGGCCTGATCCCCGCCATCGCCCAAGATGCCGAGAACGGCCAGATCATGATGGTCGCCTGGATGAACCGCGAATCGCTGGCCGAAACGGCCGCCACCGGCCGCGCCGTGTACTGGTCGCGTTCGCGTCAGCGCCTGTGGCGCAAGGGCGAAGAGTCGGGCCACGTGCAGGAAGTGCACGAATTGCGCCTGGATTGCGACGGCGATGTGATCTTGCTGAAAGTGCACCAGGAAGGCGGCATCGCCTGCCACACCGGGCGCGCCAGCTGTTTTTTCCGCCGCCTGGAAGGGCCGACGGACCAGGCATCCTGGGTCACGGTTGACCCGGTGCTGAAAGACCCCGAACTGATCTACAAATGA
- the hisF gene encoding imidazole glycerol phosphate synthase subunit HisF — translation MTLSRSSTEAGAPVASALTRRIIPCLDVTAGRVVKGVNFVNLLDAGDPVEIARRYNEQGADELTFLDITATSDGRDLILPIIEQVASQVFIPLTVGGGVRQVSDIQRLLNAGADKISINSAAVANPELVRAASDYHGSQCVVVAIDARRVSADGEPARWEVFTHGGRKATGLDAVAWARRMAAYGAGEILLTSMDRDGTKSGFDLELTRAVSDAVPVPVIASGGVGNLQHLADGVTTGRASAVLAASIFHFGQHTVGECKRFMAEQGISVRLD, via the coding sequence ATGACCCTCTCTCGCAGCAGCACCGAGGCCGGCGCGCCCGTAGCAAGCGCGCTGACCCGCCGCATCATCCCCTGCCTTGACGTCACCGCCGGCCGCGTCGTCAAAGGCGTGAACTTCGTCAACCTGCTGGACGCGGGTGACCCCGTCGAGATCGCCCGCCGCTACAACGAGCAGGGCGCGGACGAACTGACGTTCCTGGACATCACCGCCACCAGCGACGGCCGCGACCTGATCCTGCCCATCATCGAGCAGGTGGCCTCGCAGGTTTTCATCCCGCTGACCGTGGGTGGCGGCGTGCGCCAGGTGTCCGACATCCAGCGCCTGCTGAACGCCGGCGCCGACAAGATCAGCATCAACAGCGCGGCCGTGGCCAATCCGGAACTGGTGCGCGCCGCGTCCGACTACCACGGCTCGCAATGCGTGGTGGTGGCCATTGACGCGCGGCGCGTGTCGGCCGATGGCGAACCCGCGCGCTGGGAAGTCTTCACCCATGGCGGCCGCAAGGCCACCGGGCTGGACGCCGTGGCCTGGGCACGCCGCATGGCCGCCTACGGCGCGGGCGAAATCCTCTTGACCAGCATGGACCGCGACGGCACCAAGTCCGGTTTTGACCTGGAACTGACGCGCGCCGTATCCGACGCCGTGCCGGTGCCCGTCATCGCCTCCGGCGGCGTGGGCAACCTGCAACATCTGGCCGATGGCGTCACCACCGGCCGCGCCAGCGCCGTGCTGGCCGCCAGCATCTTCCACTTTGGCCAGCACACCGTTGGCGAGTGCAAGCGCTTCATGGCCGAACAAGGCATTTCCGTACGGTTGGATTAA
- the hisA gene encoding 1-(5-phosphoribosyl)-5-[(5-phosphoribosylamino)methylideneamino]imidazole-4-carboxamide isomerase, with the protein MLLIPAIDLKDGRCVRLRQGDLDDATVFSEDPAAMATRWLDQGARRLHLVDLNGAVAGKPKNEAPIKAILEAVGDDIPVQIGGGIRDLDTIERYLDAGISYVIIGTAAVKNPGFLQDACGAFPGQIIVGLDARDGKIATDGWSKLTRHDVLDLAKKFEDYGCEAIIYTDIGRDGMLSGVNVEATVRLAQHVRIPVYASGGIAGIQDIEALCAVEEEGVEGAILGRSIYEGTLDFQAAQARADELAK; encoded by the coding sequence ATGCTGCTGATCCCCGCCATCGATCTCAAAGACGGGCGCTGCGTGCGCCTGCGCCAGGGTGACCTGGACGATGCAACGGTGTTCTCCGAAGACCCCGCCGCCATGGCCACCCGTTGGCTTGACCAAGGCGCGCGCCGCCTGCATCTGGTCGACCTGAACGGCGCCGTTGCCGGAAAGCCGAAGAACGAAGCGCCCATCAAGGCCATTCTGGAAGCCGTCGGCGACGACATCCCCGTCCAGATCGGCGGCGGCATTCGCGACCTCGACACCATCGAACGCTACCTTGATGCCGGCATCTCCTACGTGATCATCGGCACCGCCGCGGTCAAGAACCCGGGCTTCCTGCAAGACGCCTGCGGTGCTTTCCCCGGCCAGATCATCGTTGGCCTGGACGCCCGCGACGGCAAGATCGCCACCGACGGCTGGAGCAAGCTGACCCGCCACGACGTGCTGGACCTGGCCAAGAAGTTCGAAGATTACGGCTGCGAAGCCATCATCTACACCGACATCGGCCGTGACGGCATGCTGTCGGGCGTCAACGTCGAAGCCACGGTGCGCCTGGCCCAACACGTGCGCATCCCCGTTTACGCCTCGGGCGGCATCGCCGGCATCCAGGACATCGAAGCCCTGTGCGCCGTCGAGGAAGAGGGCGTCGAAGGCGCCATCCTGGGCCGCAGCATCTACGAAGGCACGCTGGATTTCCAAGCCGCGCAGGCGCGCGCCGACGAATTGGCAAAATGA
- a CDS encoding imidazole glycerol phosphate synthase subunit HisH — MTTIAIVDYGMGNFHSVARALKFAAPDADVRICNQPKDIDAADRVVFPGQGAMADCMRTLNESGLREAVVRAARNKPLLGVCVGEQMLFDSSEEGGTSCLGLFPGVVRRFSGPRFADLIPADDEACLADTGDAGLADTRPERLKVPHMGWNKVRQTRSHPIWDGIPDDTHFYFVHSYYADPDDSGLTVGETDYGVAFTCAVAAANIFAVQFHPEKSAEHGLRLYRNFVDWQP; from the coding sequence GTGACCACTATCGCCATCGTCGATTACGGAATGGGTAATTTCCATTCCGTCGCACGCGCCCTGAAGTTCGCCGCCCCCGACGCGGACGTCCGCATCTGCAACCAGCCCAAAGACATCGACGCGGCCGACCGCGTGGTGTTTCCCGGGCAGGGCGCAATGGCGGACTGCATGCGGACCCTGAATGAATCCGGCCTGCGCGAAGCCGTTGTGCGCGCCGCCCGCAACAAGCCCCTGTTGGGCGTGTGCGTGGGCGAGCAGATGCTGTTTGATTCCAGCGAAGAAGGCGGCACCTCGTGCCTGGGCCTGTTTCCGGGTGTGGTGCGCCGCTTTTCGGGCCCCCGTTTTGCCGACCTGATCCCCGCCGATGACGAAGCCTGCCTGGCCGACACCGGCGACGCGGGCCTGGCCGACACGCGCCCCGAGCGCCTGAAAGTGCCGCACATGGGATGGAACAAAGTCCGCCAGACGCGCTCTCATCCCATCTGGGACGGCATTCCGGACGACACGCACTTCTATTTCGTCCATAGTTATTACGCCGATCCGGACGATTCCGGCCTGACAGTTGGTGAAACCGATTACGGCGTCGCCTTTACCTGCGCAGTGGCGGCGGCTAACATTTTCGCGGTGCAGTTCCACCCCGAAAAGAGCGCCGAGCACGGTTTGCGCCTGTATCGCAATTTTGTAGACTGGCAGCCGTAG
- the hisB gene encoding imidazoleglycerol-phosphate dehydratase HisB, with translation MRTAEITRNTNETRIRVAINIDGTGKQTIDTGVPFLDHMLDQIARHGLIDLDIKAEGDLHIDAHHTVEDVGITLGMAIAKAVGTKAGLRRYGHAYVPLDEALSRVVVDFSGRPGLEYHIPFTRAHIGNFDVDLTREFFQGLVNHALITLHIDNLRGFNAHHQAETVFKACGRALRMAMEVDPRMGDVVPSTKGVL, from the coding sequence ATGCGTACCGCAGAGATCACCCGCAACACCAACGAAACCCGCATCCGCGTGGCCATCAACATCGACGGCACCGGCAAGCAGACGATCGACACGGGCGTGCCATTCCTGGACCACATGCTGGACCAGATCGCGCGCCACGGTCTGATCGACCTGGACATCAAGGCCGAGGGCGACCTGCACATCGACGCGCACCACACGGTGGAAGACGTCGGCATCACGCTGGGCATGGCGATTGCCAAGGCGGTCGGCACCAAGGCGGGCCTGCGCCGCTACGGCCACGCGTACGTGCCGCTGGACGAAGCGCTGTCGCGCGTCGTGGTGGACTTTTCGGGCCGCCCCGGCCTGGAATATCACATCCCCTTCACGCGCGCCCACATCGGCAATTTCGATGTAGACCTGACGCGTGAGTTCTTCCAGGGTTTGGTCAACCACGCGCTGATCACGCTGCACATCGACAACCTGCGCGGCTTCAACGCTCACCATCAGGCCGAAACCGTGTTCAAGGCCTGTGGCCGCGCACTGCGCATGGCCATGGAAGTCGACCCGCGCATGGGCGACGTGGTGCCGTCCACCAAGGGCGTGCTGTAA
- the hisC gene encoding histidinol-phosphate transaminase, whose product MSAAPAAGVAGRIEGTVRADIRALAAYPVANADGCIKLDAMECPYELPDVVRDDIARAVRDTPLNRYPAADLSALQQAVKAGFGVPDAADVLFGNGSDELIHIVVQACCNPGDVVLSPWPSFVYFDMAARFDHARFVGVPLTDDLTLDLPAMLAAIREHQPKVVFLAVPNNPTGGLWSDEDVQAIIAAAPGLVVLDEAYQPFADRTWMPRVLDAPNVVVMRTVSKIGLAGLRFGYLAGHPDWIAELNKLRPPYNLDVLTQATLMAVLRHKPVLDEQAARLRADREPLAAALAALPGVRVFPSAGNFVLARFSGKLDGNAVHLALKTRKILIRNFSNAHPLLANCLRISVGAPAENAALLAALQEILSA is encoded by the coding sequence ATGAGCGCGGCCCCGGCGGCAGGCGTCGCTGGCCGCATCGAAGGCACCGTGCGCGCGGATATCCGCGCGCTGGCCGCCTACCCGGTCGCCAACGCGGATGGCTGCATCAAGCTGGACGCGATGGAATGCCCGTATGAATTGCCCGACGTGGTCCGCGACGACATCGCCCGCGCCGTGCGCGACACACCGCTGAACCGCTATCCCGCCGCTGACCTCTCTGCCTTGCAGCAGGCGGTGAAAGCCGGCTTCGGCGTGCCCGACGCGGCCGACGTGCTGTTCGGCAACGGCTCGGACGAGCTGATCCACATCGTCGTCCAGGCCTGCTGCAACCCGGGCGACGTGGTGTTGTCGCCGTGGCCGTCGTTCGTTTATTTCGACATGGCGGCGCGCTTTGATCACGCCCGCTTTGTCGGCGTGCCGCTGACCGACGACCTGACCCTGGACCTGCCGGCGATGCTGGCCGCCATCCGCGAACACCAACCCAAGGTGGTGTTCCTGGCCGTGCCCAACAACCCCACCGGTGGCCTGTGGTCCGACGAAGACGTGCAGGCCATCATCGCCGCCGCCCCCGGGCTGGTGGTGCTGGACGAGGCGTACCAGCCCTTTGCCGACCGCACCTGGATGCCGCGCGTGCTGGACGCGCCCAACGTGGTCGTCATGCGCACGGTGTCCAAGATCGGCCTGGCGGGCCTGCGTTTCGGCTACCTGGCGGGTCATCCCGACTGGATCGCCGAGCTGAACAAGCTGCGCCCGCCCTACAACCTGGACGTGCTGACGCAAGCCACGCTGATGGCGGTGTTGCGCCACAAGCCCGTGCTGGACGAACAGGCCGCGCGCCTGCGCGCCGACCGCGAACCGCTGGCCGCCGCGCTGGCCGCCTTGCCGGGCGTCAGGGTATTCCCTTCCGCCGGCAACTTCGTACTCGCCCGCTTTTCCGGCAAGCTGGACGGCAACGCCGTGCATCTTGCGCTGAAAACGCGCAAAATATTGATTCGCAACTTTTCCAACGCCCATCCGCTCCTGGCAAACTGCCTGCGCATTTCGGTGGGCGCCCCGGCCGAGAACGCCGCCTTGCTGGCTGCCCTGCAAGAGATTTTGAGTGCTTAA
- the hisD gene encoding histidinol dehydrogenase, producing the protein MALINRLDSRDPGFKSALSKLLAFEATEDESIDRAAAGILADVRARGDAALVEYTQRFDRMPGASPDTLEIPKADWHAALATLPTAQRNALEAAADRVRAYHERQRAETWTYTEADGTLLGQQVTPLDRVGLYVPGGKAAYPSSVLMNAIPAKVAGVQELIMVTPTPDGVRNPIVLAAAAIGGVDRVFAIGGAQAVGALAYGTDTVPAVDKIVGPGNAYVAAAKRRVFGVVGIDMIAGPSEILVICDGKTPADWIAMDLFSQAEHDELAQSILLCPDAAFIEEVEAAIARLLPTMPRADILRVSLANRGALIQVQSLEEACQIANDIAPEHLEISTEQPEIWTAKIRHAGAIFMGRFSSEALGDYCAGPNHVLPTSRTARFSSPLGVYDFQKRSSLIQVSHQGAQTLGRIAAELALGEGLQAHAASAQYRVDKP; encoded by the coding sequence ATGGCCCTGATCAATCGTCTTGATTCCCGCGATCCCGGATTCAAATCCGCCCTGTCCAAGCTGCTGGCTTTCGAGGCCACCGAGGACGAGTCCATCGACCGTGCCGCCGCCGGCATCCTGGCTGACGTGCGCGCGCGCGGCGATGCCGCGCTGGTGGAATACACCCAGCGCTTTGACCGCATGCCCGGCGCATCCCCCGACACGCTTGAAATCCCCAAGGCCGACTGGCACGCCGCGCTGGCCACGCTGCCCACGGCGCAGCGCAACGCGCTGGAAGCCGCCGCCGACCGCGTGCGCGCCTACCACGAGCGCCAACGCGCTGAAACCTGGACCTACACCGAAGCCGACGGCACGCTGCTGGGCCAGCAGGTCACGCCGCTGGACCGCGTGGGCCTGTACGTGCCGGGCGGCAAGGCCGCCTATCCGTCGTCGGTGCTGATGAACGCCATTCCCGCCAAGGTGGCGGGCGTGCAGGAACTGATCATGGTCACGCCCACGCCCGACGGCGTGCGCAACCCCATCGTGCTGGCCGCGGCCGCCATTGGCGGCGTGGACCGCGTGTTCGCCATCGGCGGCGCGCAAGCCGTGGGCGCGCTGGCGTACGGCACGGACACCGTGCCCGCCGTGGACAAGATCGTCGGGCCCGGCAACGCCTATGTGGCCGCCGCCAAGCGCCGCGTGTTCGGCGTGGTGGGCATCGACATGATCGCCGGCCCCAGCGAAATCCTGGTCATCTGCGACGGCAAGACGCCGGCCGACTGGATCGCCATGGATTTGTTCTCGCAAGCCGAGCACGACGAACTGGCGCAGTCCATCCTGCTATGCCCGGACGCCGCGTTCATCGAAGAAGTGGAAGCCGCCATCGCGCGCCTGTTGCCCACGATGCCGCGCGCCGACATCCTGCGCGTCAGCCTGGCCAATCGCGGTGCGCTCATCCAGGTCCAAAGCCTGGAAGAAGCCTGCCAGATCGCCAACGACATCGCGCCCGAGCACCTGGAAATTTCCACCGAGCAGCCCGAAATCTGGACCGCCAAGATCCGCCATGCCGGCGCCATCTTCATGGGCCGTTTCAGCTCGGAAGCGCTGGGTGACTACTGCGCGGGCCCCAACCACGTGCTGCCCACGTCCCGCACCGCGCGCTTCTCGTCGCCGCTGGGCGTGTACGACTTCCAAAAGCGTTCCAGCTTGATCCAGGTGTCACACCAGGGCGCGCAAACGCTGGGCCGCATCGCCGCCGAGCTGGCGCTGGGCGAAGGCCTGCAAGCGCACGCCGCCAGCGCCCAGTACCGGGTCGACAAACCATGA
- the hisG gene encoding ATP phosphoribosyltransferase has protein sequence MNNATMKPLTLALSKGRIFEETMPLLAEAGIEVTESPESSRKLILPTSDPGLRLIIVRASDVPTYVQYGAADLGIAGKDVLIEHAKEQPGGLYQPIDLNIAKCRLAVAVRNGFDYEGAVHQGARLRVATKYVHSAREHFAAKGVYVDIIKLYGSMELAPLVGLADCIVDLVSTGGTLRANDLVAVEDVMPISSRLIVNQAALKTRGARLQPLLDAFERAASRNA, from the coding sequence ATGAACAATGCCACGATGAAGCCCCTGACCCTGGCGCTGTCCAAGGGCCGGATTTTTGAAGAAACCATGCCGTTGCTGGCCGAAGCCGGCATCGAAGTCACGGAAAGCCCGGAAAGCTCGCGCAAGCTGATCCTGCCCACCAGCGACCCCGGCCTGCGCCTGATCATCGTGCGCGCCTCGGACGTGCCCACCTACGTGCAATACGGCGCGGCGGACCTGGGCATCGCGGGCAAGGACGTGCTGATCGAGCACGCCAAGGAACAGCCCGGCGGCCTGTACCAGCCCATCGACCTGAACATCGCCAAGTGCCGCCTGGCCGTGGCCGTGCGCAACGGCTTTGACTACGAAGGCGCGGTGCACCAGGGCGCGCGTCTGCGCGTCGCCACCAAATACGTGCACTCAGCCCGTGAACACTTCGCGGCCAAGGGTGTGTACGTGGACATCATCAAGCTGTATGGTTCGATGGAATTGGCGCCGCTGGTCGGCCTGGCCGACTGCATCGTGGACCTGGTGTCCACCGGTGGCACGCTGCGCGCCAACGACCTGGTCGCGGTCGAAGACGTCATGCCGATTTCATCGCGCCTGATCGTCAACCAGGCCGCGCTCAAGACTCGCGGCGCCCGCCTGCAACCCTTGCTGGACGCGTTCGAAAGAGCCGCCTCCCGCAACGCCTGA